In Populus nigra chromosome 1, ddPopNigr1.1, whole genome shotgun sequence, one genomic interval encodes:
- the LOC133688276 gene encoding uncharacterized protein LOC133688276 isoform X2: protein MNKGFWMSKGTDGDPAFENPPRLESKRSHQWFIDDTEPELFPNKKQAVQTPNSTTTSGIPSANSPSWHNTSGFQSVPNQFIHRLFGAETARSVNFAERNLYPAGTVESNAPEACLNYGGIRKVKINQVKDFDSGVHAPKGHGFTIESDSNNSTGQAFQRESQSSFISTGHAFDKEDNSVTMMGHTYNGEDVHVGPTSSTYIKVDDSAIPISDAYSKEDTNLLSFGGFDDAHDIIPVDGPLSSYDHSYDQSSVRTREAVDEKELRATTAKAVASNTQATKSRTEPVSKNRPELKTTRKEAPNSFPSNVRSLISTGMLDGVPVKYVSLSRELRGIIKGSGYLCGCQSCNYSKVLNAYEFERHAGCKTKHPNNHIYFENGKTIYQIVQELRSTPESMLFDVIQTVFGAPINQKSFRIWKESFQAATRELQRIYGKEELNL from the exons ATG AACAAGGGATTTTGGATGTCAAAGGGTACAGATGGAGATCCAGCATTTGAGAATCCTCCTAGGCTTGAATCTAAACGATCTCATCAGTGGTTTATAGATGATACTGAGCCTGAGTTGTTCCCTAACAAGAAGCAAGCAGTGCAAACTCCAAACAGCACCACAACTTCTGGAATTCCCAGTGCAAATTCTCCTTCTTGGCATAACACCTCTGGTTTTCAGTCTGTCCCAAATCAATTTATTCATCGTTTATTTGGGGCTGAAACTGCAAGATCTGTCAATTTTGCTGAAAGGAATTTATATCCTGCTGGAACAGTTGAATCAAATGCACCTGAAGCCTGCCTCAACTACGGTGGTATTagaaaagtcaaaataaatCAGGTTAAGGACTTCGACAGTGGTGTGCATGCTCCAAAGGGACATGGTTTCACAATTGAAAGTGACAGTAACAATTCTACAGGTCAGGCCTTCCAGAGGGAAAGCCAAAGTAGCTTTATATCAACGGGACATGCATTTGATAAAGAAGATAACAGTGTCACAATGATGGGTCACACCTACAATGGAGAAGATGTCCATGTTGGTCCAACAAGTTCCACTTACATCAAAGTTGATGATAGTGCTATTCCAATAAGCGATGCGTATAGCAAGGAAGACACCAATTTATTATCTTTTGGGGGATTTGATGATGCACATGATATTATACCTGTTGATGGGCCACTCAGCAGCTATGACCACTCTTATGATCAATCCTCTGTTCGAACACGAGAAGCAGTTGATGAAAAGGAGCTGAGGGCTACAACTGCCAAGGCAGTTGCAAGCAATACGCAGGCAACCAAATCCAGAACTGAACCTGTTTCCAAAAACAGACCAGAGTTGAAAACTACCAGAAAAGAAGCTCCAAACAGCTTTCCTTCAAATGTCAGAAGTTTGATATCAACTGGTATGCTTGATGGGGTCCCTGTAAAGTATGTTTCCTTGTCACGCGAg CTTCGTGGCATTATAAAAGGTTCTGGCTATCTTTGTGGGTGCCAATCATGTAATTATTCCAAG GTGCTCAATGCTTATGAGTTTGAACGTCATGCTGGTTGCAAGACAAAACACCCgaataatcatatatattttgaaaatggaAAAACTATCTATCAGATAGTACAAGAATTAAGGAGCACTCCTGAGAGCATGTTATTTGACGTGATTCAAACTGTTTTTGGCGCACCTATTAATCAGAAATCCTTCCGCATCTGGAAAG AATCGTTCCAAGCTGCAACTCGTGAGCTCCAGCGTATCTATGGGAAGGAAGAACTAAATCTGTAA
- the LOC133688276 gene encoding uncharacterized protein LOC133688276 isoform X1: MNKGFWMSKGTDGDPAFENPPRLESKRSHQWFIDDTEPELFPNKKQAVQTPNSTTTSGIPSANSPSWHNTSGFQSVPNQFIHRLFGAETARSVNFAERNLYPAGTVESNAPEACLNYGGIRKVKINQVKDFDSGVHAPKGHGFTIESDSNNSTGQAFQRESQSSFISTGHAFDKEDNSVTMMGHTYNGEDVHVGPTSSTYIKVDDSAIPISDAYSKEDTNLLSFGGFDDAHDIIPVDGPLSSYDHSYDQSSVRTREAVDEKELRATTAKAVASNTQATKSRTEPVSKNRPELKTTRKEAPNSFPSNVRSLISTGMLDGVPVKYVSLSREELRGIIKGSGYLCGCQSCNYSKVLNAYEFERHAGCKTKHPNNHIYFENGKTIYQIVQELRSTPESMLFDVIQTVFGAPINQKSFRIWKESFQAATRELQRIYGKEELNL; encoded by the exons ATG AACAAGGGATTTTGGATGTCAAAGGGTACAGATGGAGATCCAGCATTTGAGAATCCTCCTAGGCTTGAATCTAAACGATCTCATCAGTGGTTTATAGATGATACTGAGCCTGAGTTGTTCCCTAACAAGAAGCAAGCAGTGCAAACTCCAAACAGCACCACAACTTCTGGAATTCCCAGTGCAAATTCTCCTTCTTGGCATAACACCTCTGGTTTTCAGTCTGTCCCAAATCAATTTATTCATCGTTTATTTGGGGCTGAAACTGCAAGATCTGTCAATTTTGCTGAAAGGAATTTATATCCTGCTGGAACAGTTGAATCAAATGCACCTGAAGCCTGCCTCAACTACGGTGGTATTagaaaagtcaaaataaatCAGGTTAAGGACTTCGACAGTGGTGTGCATGCTCCAAAGGGACATGGTTTCACAATTGAAAGTGACAGTAACAATTCTACAGGTCAGGCCTTCCAGAGGGAAAGCCAAAGTAGCTTTATATCAACGGGACATGCATTTGATAAAGAAGATAACAGTGTCACAATGATGGGTCACACCTACAATGGAGAAGATGTCCATGTTGGTCCAACAAGTTCCACTTACATCAAAGTTGATGATAGTGCTATTCCAATAAGCGATGCGTATAGCAAGGAAGACACCAATTTATTATCTTTTGGGGGATTTGATGATGCACATGATATTATACCTGTTGATGGGCCACTCAGCAGCTATGACCACTCTTATGATCAATCCTCTGTTCGAACACGAGAAGCAGTTGATGAAAAGGAGCTGAGGGCTACAACTGCCAAGGCAGTTGCAAGCAATACGCAGGCAACCAAATCCAGAACTGAACCTGTTTCCAAAAACAGACCAGAGTTGAAAACTACCAGAAAAGAAGCTCCAAACAGCTTTCCTTCAAATGTCAGAAGTTTGATATCAACTGGTATGCTTGATGGGGTCCCTGTAAAGTATGTTTCCTTGTCACGCGAg GAGCTTCGTGGCATTATAAAAGGTTCTGGCTATCTTTGTGGGTGCCAATCATGTAATTATTCCAAG GTGCTCAATGCTTATGAGTTTGAACGTCATGCTGGTTGCAAGACAAAACACCCgaataatcatatatattttgaaaatggaAAAACTATCTATCAGATAGTACAAGAATTAAGGAGCACTCCTGAGAGCATGTTATTTGACGTGATTCAAACTGTTTTTGGCGCACCTATTAATCAGAAATCCTTCCGCATCTGGAAAG AATCGTTCCAAGCTGCAACTCGTGAGCTCCAGCGTATCTATGGGAAGGAAGAACTAAATCTGTAA